Proteins from one Kazachstania africana CBS 2517 chromosome 1, complete genome genomic window:
- the SNU71 gene encoding Snu71p (similar to Saccharomyces cerevisiae SNU71 (YGR013W); ancestral locus Anc_4.149), whose product MSEIIYVSPLKFLVNDANWKSEVERSGFVPILKADLYKFEQSLSNAKEKSNGTLNSKDSNSDHRNGVSVGDKIESTKSESSNLSKYMELQQFLPISLEQQLHTLSIQGMPSNATHGQIEHFFVECIKLSKYETALEAWTTLSSYTSGSQNVFIRLSGSSKDTEFANFVIFLEYLSAKFNSLQLHIDSNTRSFVEDNTKINLETIGSDVLSKYNELLRDLQKQKNVNDTSVEDTTQYQVDLNTLSDIPKDSLDQLVKDIIEFRTRVINTEKEKLISENYEENRRIKEKMTKMFERIKRSHLKDQIEERDVDVSFEEEEVNVIDDKLIEQKQNLMAEIESEKRYKSLLKDLATVIEPRMKALQLDIEHATNYETHLVEQRPLFLKEIQNLGNDIYYDRHRTFKEEEERLDKLNREQFGDAMDVVSISTEAVATTGKASESIKNEKTELAAGHIKIKFAFKRAIDKSTEADKEGGLEEKESEEQEGEKEETEPAITSEILSFEDDELRSRISKLRSSKVVDELVKEYLGVYEDELVDYIFDNIEEFKNKKNLLEDLKETFDEDAQKIVDTIWNREELKR is encoded by the coding sequence ATGAGTGAAATCATATATGTTTCGCCACTAAAGTTTCTGGTAAATGATGCAAACTGGAAAAGTGAGGTGGAAAGAAGTGGGTTTGtaccaattttgaaagcGGATCTATACAAATTCGAGCAATCCTTATCGAATGCTAAGGAGAAGAGCAACGGAACGTTGAATAGTAAGGATTCAAATTCGGACCATCGTAACGGAGTGAGTGTTGGTGATAAGATAGAGTCAACCAAGTCTGAATcgtcaaatttatcaaaatatatggAATTACAGCAATTTCTACCGATTTCATTAGAACAACAATTGCACACCCTATCCATTCAAGGAATGCCGTCAAATGCTACACACGGTCAGATTGaacatttttttgttgagtgtataaaactttcaaagtaTGAGACAGCGTTAGAGGCATGGACGACTCTTAGTTCCTATACGTCTGGATCTCAAAACGTTTTTATCAGATTGTCAGGCTCTTCGAAGGATACAGAATTTGCAAATTTCGTAATCTTTTTGGAATATCTATCtgcaaaattcaattctttgCAATTGCACATTGACTCTAATACCAGATCATTCGTTGAAGACAACACAAAAATTAATCTTGAAACTATTGGGAGTGATGTCCTGTCCAAATATAATGAACTTCTTAGGGACCTgcaaaaacaaaaaaacgTTAATGATACTAGTGTAGAAGATACTACTCAATATCAAGTTGACTTAAACACCCTAAGTGATATTCCCAAAGACTCGTTGGACCAATTAGTGAAGGATATCATTGAGTTTAGAACAAGAGTTATCAATacagaaaaggaaaagctGATTTCAGAAAActatgaagaaaataggAGGATTAAAGagaagatgacgaagatgTTTGAACGTATTAAAAGAAGCCATTTAAAGGATCAAATCGAAGAACGTGATGTAGACGTAAGttttgaagaggaagaggtAAATGTTATCGATGACAAATTGATAGAACAGAAACAGAACTTAATGGCAGAAATTGAATcagaaaaaagatataagTCTCTATTAAAAGACTTAGCTACAGTGATTGAACCAAGAATGAAAGCATTACAGTTGGATATTGAGCATGCAACAAATTATGAGACCCATCTTGTTGAGCAAAGGCCTCTATTTTTGAAGGAGATCCAAAATCTAGGAAATGACATTTATTATGATCGCCATAGAACGTttaaggaagaagaagagaggCTAGACAAATTGAACAGAGAGCAATTCGGTGATGCGATGGACGTTGTCAGTATTAGTACAGAAGCAGTTGCTACTACTGGAAAAGCTTCAGAATCAATCAAGAATGAGAAAACCGAGCTTGCAGCCGGTcatattaaaattaaatttgcTTTCAAAAGAGCGATTGACAAATCGACTGAAGCCGATAAGGAAGGTGGTctagaagagaaagaaagtgaagaaCAGGAAggagaaaaggaagaaactGAACCAGCTATTACTAGTGAGATATTATCctttgaagatgacgaaTTGAGGTCCAGAATTTCCAAGTTAAGAAGTTCCAAGGTTGTTGATGAGTTGGttaaagaatatttggGTGTCTACGAAGACGAATTGGTAGATTATATCTTTGATaacattgaagaattcaaaaataagaagaatttattggaggatttgaaagaaacatttgatgaagatgctcaaaaaattgtagaTACTATATGGAAtagagaagaattgaaacGTTAG
- the REC102 gene encoding Rec102p (similar to Saccharomyces cerevisiae REC102 (YLR329W); ancestral locus Anc_4.153): MTNKFVKILLRFTTTDEPICRNLIDQFTQKLKMSAKFWEEHLFYQINNVIQLPDSIELQLKCQILNSEKIDYLLRKPLENVTGNKYSICFNIVQKLQINIDISLFREVTLENITTTFNQYFVSLLASQLELKFPFVFSKLARSRLKAQEDDLSPLSQCIIGSAALLPNLLMTMQRDTTATIVYQLLAGGGKANFINFHFA, from the coding sequence ATGACTAACAAGTTCGTAAAGATTCTCTTACGCTTCACAACTACGGATGAGCCCATATGTCGTAATTTGATAGATCAATTCactcaaaaattgaaaatgtcTGCCAAGTTTTGGGAAGAGCATTtattttaccaaataaatAACGTTATCCAATTGCCAGACAGCATTGAGTTGCAATTGAAATGCCAAATTCTTAATTCGGAGAAGATCGATTACCTGTTGCGGAAACCATTAGAAAATGTGACAGGAAATAAGTACTCGATATGTTTTAATATTGTGCAAAAACTGCAGATAAATATTGacatttctcttttcagAGAAGTAActttagaaaatataaCGACAACTTtcaatcaatattttgtttcGTTATTAGCATCCCAGCTGGAATTGAAGTTTCCATTTGTCTTTTCTAAACTTGCGCGATCCAGGTTAAAAGCACAGGAAGATGATCTTTCCCCGCTATCACAATGCATAATTGGTTCAGCAGCCCTCCTTCCAAATCTACTTATGACGATGCAACGTGATACTACTGCAACGATAGTATATCAATTACTTGCGGGCGGTGGAAAAGCTAATTTCATTAACTTTCATTTTGCTTAG